A region of Alosa alosa isolate M-15738 ecotype Scorff River chromosome 17, AALO_Geno_1.1, whole genome shotgun sequence DNA encodes the following proteins:
- the LOC125310967 gene encoding metastasis-associated protein MTA3-like — protein sequence MIRASEGTGGRPVRVRPTPRSTLTSVLQFLESRPAPHGLRPPRTPSLQVQPPRRLLSSLLSHGSLSMLGKRSYQHHSRPEAERRGATAAQDNPGHIVGPVL from the exons ATGATCAGAGCGTCGGAGGGGACAGGAGGAAGGCCGGTGCGAGTCAGACCCACACCCAGAAGCACCCTGACCAGCGTGCTGCAGTTCCTTG AGTCCCGCCCAGCCCCCCACGGATTGAGGCCCCCGAGGACCCCCAGTCTGCAGGTGCAGCCTCCGCGTCGTCTGCTCTCCTCCCTGCTCAGTCACGGGTCACTCAGCATGCTGGGGAAACGCAGCTACCAGCACCACAGCCGGCCAGAGGCGGAGAGGAGGGGAGCCACCGCAGCGCAAG ATAACCCAGGACACATTGTAGGACCTGTtctctga